DNA sequence from the Candidatus Omnitrophota bacterium genome:
CTCACCGGCTCCCTGCCTGTCTAATTGAAAAAGCTTAACCTGTACACCGGGAAGCAATTTACCAACCGAGCCAATCCGGTAATTACCCGGAGAATTCCATGCAACAATCGGTGAAGTCTCAGAAAGGCCGTATCCTTCCAAAAGGGTAAAACCCCACTTAAAGAAATCAAGCGTAATTTCTTTATCAAGATGCGCTCCGCCTGTAATCATAACTCTTAAATTCGGCGAAAAAGAATTATGCAGCTCCTTCAATAAAACCCCGGATAAATTAACTTTTAGATACTTGCGTAAAGCCCAAGATACTTCCATAACAACTCTTAGAAACAGGCGCTTTAACACAGGCAGTTTATTAAGACTGTCTTTTATCCGGTGATGGAATACTGAAAAAATCTGCGGGACTCCTGTCAAAACAGTAACATGCGCTAAATTCATGCATTCCCGCAGGTCTTTCGGGTTCATCGTGGGAGGAAAAGTAATTTTAGCCCCAAACAAAAGCGGCAAAATACACGTAGTCATCAATGCATATGAATGATAAAAAGGCAAAAGGCAAATAAAGCTATCGGTTGTCTTAAGAGAACCCACCTTAGCTATTCCGGATGCATTAGAAATCAAATTCCTGTGCGAAAGCATAACAACTTTAGACGGCCCTGATGTACCGGAGGTAAAGAAATAAACCGCTGCTTGATTTTTAAAAGGCAGTGTTTGCCCGGAACGCTCCTGATTAGAAGAATTGTGTATCTGTTCACTAACTTCAGCATCATCAACAACAATTACCGAGATATATTTTTTTATCTCTTTAATAAGTGAAGATGCTTTCTCCAAGTTATTTTTATCACAAATCAATATCTTTGGGTTACAATGAAACACTCTTTCCTGCAGTTCTTCTTCAACAAGGGTAGTATCAAGCGGGACAGCGATTGCTTTCAAATACTGAATCGCCATAAAAGCAGTTGCCCATGCAGGAGAATTATTAAGCAGAATATCTACTTTATCGAGCTCTCTTACACCCTGCTTATAAAGAAAATTCCCTAACCGCACAACCTCATCGTGTAATTGCGCGTAGCTGGAGAAACAATACCCTGCTTGCGTCTTATAATAAATGGCGGGCGCGTCAGGTTGTCCTTTTACCCTGTCCCGGAAAATATCGTACAAGCCCGGCTCAGAAAACCCGGCTGTTTCTTTTTTATTTAATTCCGGCCAAAAGTCCCGCTCAAGGCCATCAAGAAGGTAAGTATCAAATACATCGGGGAATTTAACACGTATAGAATTTTCTATCTCCTCAACTGATGCCAGATAAGGCCGCACCGGGCCATAAAAATCAACTTCCTCTCCTATCGGATGGAATAAAAATCCATTAAGCTTAAGCAGTGTCCATAAAGAAGGTTCCATAACCGCGTACCAATATTTTACCCCTCTTCGCTTGCTCTCCTGATAAATCTCGCGATACATACCAAAAATCATTGGCCTTATACGCTGGCTGCGCGGAGAATCT
Encoded proteins:
- a CDS encoding PEP-CTERM/exosortase system-associated acyltransferase gives rise to the protein MHREVIGNTGFTYRVVDSKDQLSDIFALRYQVYCRECKFIKEEDYPEAKEHDKYDPYSLQFAVEDSKGIIGAARLILSSPLGFPLEEHCGNVLSINKDSLPSKQIAEISRLVISKEYRRRVNDGLFHSPPEEQVEEDSPRSQRIRPMIFGMYREIYQESKRRGVKYWYAVMEPSLWTLLKLNGFLFHPIGEEVDFYGPVRPYLASVEEIENSIRVKFPDVFDTYLLDGLERDFWPELNKKETAGFSEPGLYDIFRDRVKGQPDAPAIYYKTQAGYCFSSYAQLHDEVVRLGNFLYKQGVRELDKVDILLNNSPAWATAFMAIQYLKAIAVPLDTTLVEEELQERVFHCNPKILICDKNNLEKASSLIKEIKKYISVIVVDDAEVSEQIHNSSNQERSGQTLPFKNQAAVYFFTSGTSGPSKVVMLSHRNLISNASGIAKVGSLKTTDSFICLLPFYHSYALMTTCILPLLFGAKITFPPTMNPKDLRECMNLAHVTVLTGVPQIFSVFHHRIKDSLNKLPVLKRLFLRVVMEVSWALRKYLKVNLSGVLLKELHNSFSPNLRVMITGGAHLDKEITLDFFKWGFTLLEGYGLSETSPIVAWNSPGNYRIGSVGKLLPGVQVKLFQLDRQGAGEITIKGPNVMLGYYQNPEITSRSLLGGWFLSGDIGYFDKEGYLYILGRRDELVVLSSGKKVSLEELESHYSLSRYVKEVCVLALTQKGFVEKSKQLVAVVVPNLESFPGGASQESIEQAIRDDFKSFSGDLSEYKRVRGLVISNKPLPRTALGKIMRHKVERQLQSLKKTTQGTIEQQEVDREIAQLPEAEKVLRFLSQRLKRKVNLTDHLEIDLGFDSLARIELLLELQKEFNVTVPDTAAVEFAQARTVQDIIRKLKAFLK